The following proteins are encoded in a genomic region of Micrococcaceae bacterium Sec5.8:
- a CDS encoding GNAT family protein, producing the protein MTEPARYWPPFGLTLTTPRLVLRPIRDEEIPAAADAALSGIHEPGRSPFSRPWAEAPPEELRRNMAQWYWQCRATTSPSEWTLLLGIWHGGEFLGCQDIEAKDFAILKTVSTGSWLKQSVHGRGFGKEMRAAVALYAFDWLGADVAESEAAVWNQQSLGVSRSLGYELNGITRVSWGGQRQEAQRVRLTPAAFIRPDWHLQVHGHEATAEYLGIPLRER; encoded by the coding sequence ATGACTGAACCCGCCCGCTACTGGCCGCCTTTCGGCCTGACCTTGACCACGCCCCGCCTTGTGCTGCGTCCCATCCGCGACGAGGAAATCCCGGCGGCGGCGGACGCGGCGCTGAGCGGCATCCACGAACCGGGCCGCAGCCCCTTCAGCCGGCCCTGGGCCGAGGCCCCGCCGGAGGAGCTCCGCCGCAACATGGCGCAATGGTACTGGCAGTGCCGCGCCACCACGTCGCCCTCGGAATGGACCCTGCTCCTGGGTATCTGGCACGGGGGCGAATTCCTCGGCTGCCAGGACATCGAGGCCAAAGACTTCGCCATCCTCAAGACGGTCAGCACCGGCTCCTGGCTGAAACAAAGCGTGCACGGCCGCGGCTTCGGCAAGGAGATGCGGGCCGCCGTCGCCCTCTACGCCTTCGACTGGCTCGGCGCCGACGTCGCGGAGTCCGAGGCCGCCGTCTGGAACCAGCAGTCCCTCGGCGTTTCCCGTTCCCTCGGCTACGAACTCAACGGCATCACCCGCGTGTCCTGGGGCGGCCAGCGACAGGAAGCCCAACGAGTCCGCCTCACCCCCGCCGCCTTCATCCGCCCCGACTGGCACCTGCAAGTGCACGGCCACGAAGCCACGGCCGAATACCTGGGAATCCCGCTACGGGAAAGGTGA